GAACTTACAGGCTCTTGCTTAGCAGCGTCGCCTTTTCCGATAAAGTCCCATTTTTCAATTTTCGTTTTATCAGGCGTTGGCATTGGAAGTTCAGTTGCTTGTGCAAGAGCTTGTAAGCGGAACTCAGTCAACCAAGCAGCTTCGTTTACTTCGCTTGCGCGTTGACGGATTGTTTCTTGATCGAAAGGTAATGTACCGATTGTCATGTTTATGCTCCTCTCTTACGCTTCTTGCTCTGTTGTTTCGTCTTCAATACCTAATTCTTTTTTAATCCAGTCGTAACCTTCAGCTTCTAGACGTTGTGCAAGCTCAGGACCACCAGATTTAACGATACGACCGTTCATCATAACGTGAACGAAGTCTGGAGTGATGTAGTTTAATAAACGTTGGTAATGCGTAATCATTAGGCAACCGAACTCTTCGCCGCGCATTTCGTTAATACCTTTAGATACAACTTTTAATGCATCGATATCAAGACCTGAGTCGATTTCATCTAAGATTGCGATTTTTGGCTCAATCATCATTAATTGAAGAATTTCGTTACGTTTTTTCTCTCCACCAGAGAAACCTTCGTTTAAGTAACGTTGTGCCATTTCTGGATCCATTTCTAGGAATTCCATGTTTTTATCTAATGTACGGATAAATTTCATAAGAGAAATTTCATCGCCTTCTTCACGACGTGCATTAATTGCAGAACGTAAGAAGTCAGCGTTTGTTACTCCGCTAATTTCACTTGGATATTGCATTGCTAGGAATAGACCCGCTTGTGCGCGCTCATCTACTTCCATTTCTAATACATCTTCACCGTCGATGATGATGCTACCTTCTGTTACTTCATACTTTGGGTGACCCATAATTGCAGAAGATAAAGTTGATTTACCTGTTCCGTTAGGTCCCATAATTGCGTGGATTTCTCCACCTTTTACTTCAAGGTTTACACCCTTTAAAATTTCTTTGCCATCAATTGATACGTGTAAGTCTTTAACCGTTAATGTAGAACCAGCCATCTCAATACCTCCATTAATCCTATATATACATTTTAAAAATTCCTAAAACGTTCATATTCTCATTTTATTCTCATTCTAATTTTATATCAAATAAAATGATATCGCAAACGACGAAAAAAAGTAACCGTTTTTTCATAAATGTATATAAGTATTTCCTTTGCATCTTTCTATGATACACCTTTCTTCTTATTTATATAAAGAAAAAAGGACTGGTAATTTTCCAGTCCTTTCCTTATAATTATTCACTTACCGGAAGTACAGCACCTTTATATTCTTTATTAATAAAATCTTGAATTTCTTTTGAATGTAGCACTTCTACTAGCTCTTTAATTTCTTTTTTCTTCTCATCACCTTTACGAACTGCAATGATGTTTGCATACGGAGAGTCTGCTCCTTCAATCGCAATTGCATCCTTTGTTGGATTTAATTTTGCATCAATTGCATAGTTTGAATTAATAAATAAAGCATCACCTTCATTATTTTCATACAGCTTTGGTGACAATCCAGGCTCTACATCTGTTTTAAACTTTAAGTTTTTCGGATTTTCGACTACATCTTTTACGGTTGCCTTAACAACATCTACACCATCTTTAAGCTTAATCACTCCGCCTTTTTGTAACAATGCTAACATACGGCCTCGCTCCGCTACGTTATTACTCATAATTACTGTTCCGCCATCTGGTAAGTCTTTTAAGCTTTTATATTTCTTAGAATAAATACCCATCGGCTCTAAATGGATTTTTCCTGCGTTTACAATTTTATATCCCTTTTCTTGGATTTCTTTATCTAAGTACGGAATATGCTGGAAGTAGTTCGCATCAATTTCTTTATCCGCTAACGCTTTATTTGGCAGTACATAATCCTGGAACTTTTTAATCTCTAACTTAATACCTTTTTTCTCTAATATTGGCTGTGCCTTCTCTAGAATAACAGCGTGCGGCACGTTAGAGGCTCCAACAACAAGCTTATTCTCTTCTTTTCCTCCGCAAGCAGCTAATGTAAATACAGACAGCGCTGTAACAACTGACAATAAAATCTTTTTCATATGATGTCCCCTTCTCCCCTATAGTTATGTAGTTATAAAAAAGGCTGGCATACACCAGCCTTTTCAGCAATTATTCTTTTACAGGAACAACTGCCCCTTTATATTCTTTATTAATAAAGTCTTCGATTTCTTTAGAATGCAATACTTCTACAAGCTCTTTAATCTCTTTTTTATCTTTATCACCTTTACGAACCACTAATACGTTTGCGTACGGTGAATCATCACCTTCAATTGCAATTGCATCTTTTTCTGGATTTAACTTTGCATCAATTGCATAGTTCGAGTTAATTAAAACAGCGTCGCCTTCTTTATTGTTATACACTTGTGGTAACAAACCTGGCTCAATGTCCGTTTTAAACTTTAAGTTTTTCGGGTTATCTGCAATATCTTTTGGAGTTGCACTAACTGGATCTACCCCGTCTTTAATTTTTAAAATGCCTTCTTTTTGTAAAATTGCTAAACCACGTCCATGGTCAGTAACGGAATTACTCATAATGATTGTCGCTCCGTCTGGAAGTTCTTTTAAGCTCTTATATTTTTGAGAATATACACCGATTGGTTCTAAATGAATTTTTCCTGCTATTTCAAAATCATATTTTTTATCTTTAATTTCTTTCTCTAAATACGGAATGTGCTGGAAGTAGTTTGCATCTAAATCCTTATCCGCTAACGATTTATTTGGCAACACGTAATCTTGGAACTTTTTGACTTCTAATTCAATTCCTTTTTTCTCAAGTAACGGTTTTGCTTTTTCTAAAATTTCAGCATGCGGTACGTTAGAAGCACCCACAACAAGTTTCTTTTCATCTTTATCTTTCCCACCACAAGCAGCTAACCCAAAAATTGAAGTTGAAATAAGTGCCGTAAGTAATAATTTTTTCATTTGAAACATCCTCCCGTTTTTTATTACCGTTTATCTATTCGAGTCGTTAAACTATCACCAATCCACTGAATTAAAAATACAACTAGTAATACACAAATTGTCGCAACGATTGTTACATCGTTATTCCCTCTTTGGAATCCTTCTAAGTAAGCAAGTGTTCCAAGGCCACCAGCACCAACAACTCCCGCCATTGCTGTATAGCCTACTAAAGCAATTGTCGTAACAGTAATACCAGATACTAATGCTGGTAACGATTCTGGAATTAACACTTTCAAAATAATTGTGCTTGTTTTCGCTCCCATTGCTTTTGAAGCTTCAATTACACCTTTATCAATTTCGCGAAGTGCGATTTCAACCATTCTCGCGTAGAATGGTGCCGCTCCAATAATTAAAGCTGGCAATGCTGCACTTGCTCCAAGAATTGTTCCAAGAAGAATCTTTGTGAATGGGATTAATAAAATAATTAAAATGATGAATGGTATAGAACGGAATATATTTACGAATGCTCCAATCACCGTATTAATTGATTTGTTTTCCCATAAATTATCTTTCGCTGTCATGAAGAGTAACAATCCTAAAATTAGTCCTAAAACAAATGTCGCAAGAGCTGCGATTGCCGTCATATATAACGTTTCACCAGTTGCTTCTAACATTTGATTCCAATCAACATTTGCGAGTAACTTATCCATGTGCAATCACCTCCAGCTCTACTTGATCTTGATGAATTCCTTCTATTGCTTGCTGGATCGCTATTTCCTCACCATTTAAATGAACAACTAAACTACCGTAAGAACCGTTATTCGTTTGTGCGATATTCCCTTGCAAAATGCTAACTTCTATATCACTGCGTTGCATTAATCGTTGAAGCACTGGTCTTTCTACAGCCTCACCGATAAATTGCAAACGAATTACTTTTCCATCTGGATATTTTTCAATTAAACTTTCAATCGTTTCATTTGTATCTTCAGAATCTGTTAACTGCTGTACAAATCGTTTCGTAATATCTTGCTTCGGATTACGGAATACATCAAGTACTGGACCTGTTTCTACAATCTTTCCTCTCTCCATTACCGCCACTCGGTTACATATCTTTCGAATCACGTGCATCTCATGTGTAATGAGTACAATTGTTAAACCAAGGCGCTTATTAATGTCTAATAGTAAATCCAAAATTTGATCTGTCGTTTCTGGATCAAGAGCTGACGTTGCTTCATCACATAAAAGCACTTGTGGATTGTTAGCTAAAGCTCTTGCAATCCCGACGCGTTGCTTTTGTCCTCCGCTTAGCTGAGATGGGTACGCGTCTCCTCTCCCTTCTAATCCAACAAGATGAATTAATTCATCAACACGTTTTCTTCTCTTCGCTTTATCAACACCTGCAATTTCAAGTGGAAACTCTATATTTTCACGTACAGTTCGTGACCAAAGTAAGTTAAAGTGCTGAAAAATCATTCCGATTTCTTGCCTTGCCTTACGAAGTTCACTTCCTGTAATTGCTGATATAACACGATTGGCAATTGTAATTTGGCCAGAAGTCGGTTTCTCTAACTGATTAAACAATCTAATTAACGAACTTTTCCCAGCGCCGCTATATCCGATAACACCAAAGATTTCACCTTTGTCTATTTTTAAATTGGCGTTATCTACAGCAGTGACATCACCGCTTTTTGCTTTATATATTTTTTTTACATTTTCTAATAAGATCATGATGTTCACCCCTTTTTGTTTAGATCGACTCCGCAATTTTTTATGTTTAATGCGCGTAGTCCACCGTTATCACTACCTTTATTATTTGAATGTCCTCCACATTCAAACAATAAAAAAACCTTTCTGCTTTAGAGAAGCAGAAAGGTTTATGTGCGTATATAACAACATTATCCCTCTCTCTCATCTCTCAAAGCATTTGCTTTGCAGGAATTGGCACCATTTCAACATAAGTTGACGGTTGCCGGGCTTCACAGGGCACAGTCCCTCCACCTCTCTTGATAAGAGAAATCAGATTCAATTTTCGTCTGATTTGTAATTTATGAAATTGTCTATATTTTATGAATTGAATTGTATCAATATCTAAACACCATGTCAACAGAAATTTTCGTAAAAAATGAACCTTCAGAATTTTAAGCACCTACTGACATCGGTTTACATATATGAAACATCGATTCGACTAATAGCATCGTTCGATACGTTCCCGAATATTGTACACGTCCATCGTTCATTAACATTTGCAATCGTACATTGCCGTTTACCAATTGTTTTACATCTTCTTCATCTACACAAACGATTTGCTCCGTCCCTATTTCCTCATGTAGCAGTTCTATATAATCTCTTGAAATTTGTAACGAACAACTTTCATCTCCAAAGCGGAAATTAACAGTTTTTTCTTCTTTTCTTAAAAGCGGCTCTAAATGATATTGACCATTAGCGTAATTTACAAATGATTGAAGCAAAGAATATAATTTCACCTTAAATCACATCCTTCATATCACTTTCTATTACATACCATTCCCTCTCACTAAAGAGCAATCCTGTTATTTTCGCTCGACAAATACTGTATCCACCCTGCATCTCGACATATTTCCCAAGAAATATGTCGAGGCGGCAAAAATTTTGCCGCCTACTTTAATTCCGTATATAAATATTCAACCGAATGAAATGCGTATATCTTCTTCATCAGTGTCCCATTTTCAAAAACAAGTAAACAAGGTACACTTTCAATCCCATACTCTTTCGCTAAATGCGGAGCATAATTTAAATCTAACATCCCAATTTTGAGGCCTTCAATTGTCATCTCAACGACTGTTAACATCTTTTTTGCTAATTGGCATGTTCCACACATTGGAGTATATACATATAATACTGTTTTTTCTTCGTTCTCTATTAGGGCTGTAGCTTCGGCTCCTGTCCAATCAATCACTTCTATCATTCCTTACCGTAAATATTCTGTATAAACGTCAATGTCGGCTCCCCATAATACATTTGCTAAGTGTGTAGATGGCGCAGTTGCCACTTCTCGGTACGAGCGATCAATATAGATATGCTCGGCTTGCGGAAATTCTTTTCGAAATTGTTTCCTTAACTTTTCTCCAGCATCATCAGCATCCACTAGCACATACACTTCCTTATCAAAAAACTGATCAACGAGCTCATCCATTTTCGACAAACCAATTGTACCATTTGTACAAACAATTTCCACCGGTTCACGAATAATAGATTCAATCTTTCTTCTATCTGATGTACCTTCTACAATAATGACTTTTTCTACATAAATCATATGTCATCACCCGATCACCATATACTATATAACCTTGAACTTAGTATATAGTATATTCGTTATTTTCATGTTGTTTCCTGTTTATTTTTGCAAAAGAAAAGCGTAAGCGGCTCGTTCAGATTGTGAAGACTTATGAAACCTTACCACAAAACAGTTTTTCTCATAATAGCTTATTTATTTACATATAACTTGAATTTCATTATTTCACACAAAATAAAAAAAGACAGCACAAAGGCTGTCCTTTAGTCGACTAAATTAGTCTTGATTTGTCATTTCTGCATATTTTTCTGCAGTTAATAACTTCTCAACTTGGCTTGCATCAGAAAGTTCAACTTTAACCATCCATGCACCCTCGTATGGAGATTCGTTAACAAGTTCTGGTTGGTCACTTAATTCTTCGTTTACTGCTACAACTTTACCGCTTACAGGTGCGTATAACTCAGAAACTGTTTTAACAGATTCTACGCTTCCGAATGGCTCGTCAGCTTCGATTGTTGCACCTACTTCAGGAAGTTCAACGAATACGATATCGCCTAGCTCACCTTGTGCAAAGTGAGTGATACCGATAACAACTTCATTACCTTCAGTTTTTACCCATTCGTGTTCTTCAGAGTAACGTAAATTATTTGGAATGCTCATGACTGTACCTCCAGTGAATGTATTAATTATGTAAAAATACCTTATTGGTACTTTTTCCACACACTTTCAAACTGCTCTTCGTTAAAACCAAGTGTTACATTCGTTCCATCTGTTACAATTGGACGTTTAATCAACATGCCATCAGATGCTAAAAGCTCGTACATTTCGTCTTCGCTTGCATCTTTCAACTTATCTTTCAGACCA
This genomic interval from Bacillus thuringiensis contains the following:
- the sufC gene encoding Fe-S cluster assembly ATPase SufC, which codes for MAGSTLTVKDLHVSIDGKEILKGVNLEVKGGEIHAIMGPNGTGKSTLSSAIMGHPKYEVTEGSIIIDGEDVLEMEVDERAQAGLFLAMQYPSEISGVTNADFLRSAINARREEGDEISLMKFIRTLDKNMEFLEMDPEMAQRYLNEGFSGGEKKRNEILQLMMIEPKIAILDEIDSGLDIDALKVVSKGINEMRGEEFGCLMITHYQRLLNYITPDFVHVMMNGRIVKSGGPELAQRLEAEGYDWIKKELGIEDETTEQEA
- the metQ gene encoding methionine ABC transporter substrate-binding lipoprotein MetQ, whose amino-acid sequence is MKKILLSVVTALSVFTLAACGGKEENKLVVGASNVPHAVILEKAQPILEKKGIKLEIKKFQDYVLPNKALADKEIDANYFQHIPYLDKEIQEKGYKIVNAGKIHLEPMGIYSKKYKSLKDLPDGGTVIMSNNVAERGRMLALLQKGGVIKLKDGVDVVKATVKDVVENPKNLKFKTDVEPGLSPKLYENNEGDALFINSNYAIDAKLNPTKDAIAIEGADSPYANIIAVRKGDEKKKEIKELVEVLHSKEIQDFINKEYKGAVLPVSE
- the metQ gene encoding methionine ABC transporter substrate-binding lipoprotein MetQ encodes the protein MKKLLLTALISTSIFGLAACGGKDKDEKKLVVGASNVPHAEILEKAKPLLEKKGIELEVKKFQDYVLPNKSLADKDLDANYFQHIPYLEKEIKDKKYDFEIAGKIHLEPIGVYSQKYKSLKELPDGATIIMSNSVTDHGRGLAILQKEGILKIKDGVDPVSATPKDIADNPKNLKFKTDIEPGLLPQVYNNKEGDAVLINSNYAIDAKLNPEKDAIAIEGDDSPYANVLVVRKGDKDKKEIKELVEVLHSKEIEDFINKEYKGAVVPVKE
- a CDS encoding methionine ABC transporter permease — encoded protein: MDKLLANVDWNQMLEATGETLYMTAIAALATFVLGLILGLLLFMTAKDNLWENKSINTVIGAFVNIFRSIPFIILIILLIPFTKILLGTILGASAALPALIIGAAPFYARMVEIALREIDKGVIEASKAMGAKTSTIILKVLIPESLPALVSGITVTTIALVGYTAMAGVVGAGGLGTLAYLEGFQRGNNDVTIVATICVLLVVFLIQWIGDSLTTRIDKR
- a CDS encoding methionine ABC transporter ATP-binding protein; the protein is MILLENVKKIYKAKSGDVTAVDNANLKIDKGEIFGVIGYSGAGKSSLIRLFNQLEKPTSGQITIANRVISAITGSELRKARQEIGMIFQHFNLLWSRTVRENIEFPLEIAGVDKAKRRKRVDELIHLVGLEGRGDAYPSQLSGGQKQRVGIARALANNPQVLLCDEATSALDPETTDQILDLLLDINKRLGLTIVLITHEMHVIRKICNRVAVMERGKIVETGPVLDVFRNPKQDITKRFVQQLTDSEDTNETIESLIEKYPDGKVIRLQFIGEAVERPVLQRLMQRSDIEVSILQGNIAQTNNGSYGSLVVHLNGEEIAIQQAIEGIHQDQVELEVIAHG
- a CDS encoding thioredoxin family protein, with the translated sequence MIEVIDWTGAEATALIENEEKTVLYVYTPMCGTCQLAKKMLTVVEMTIEGLKIGMLDLNYAPHLAKEYGIESVPCLLVFENGTLMKKIYAFHSVEYLYTELK
- a CDS encoding toprim domain-containing protein; the protein is MIYVEKVIIVEGTSDRRKIESIIREPVEIVCTNGTIGLSKMDELVDQFFDKEVYVLVDADDAGEKLRKQFRKEFPQAEHIYIDRSYREVATAPSTHLANVLWGADIDVYTEYLR
- the gcvH gene encoding glycine cleavage system protein GcvH, giving the protein MSIPNNLRYSEEHEWVKTEGNEVVIGITHFAQGELGDIVFVELPEVGATIEADEPFGSVESVKTVSELYAPVSGKVVAVNEELSDQPELVNESPYEGAWMVKVELSDASQVEKLLTAEKYAEMTNQD